From Paraburkholderia sprentiae WSM5005:
AGACGTGAAGTAGCAAATGCCGGCGTTCCCACGAACTGATCACGCGGAAAAACGCTTCGTATTCGGTTTCTTTCAGCGCGAGATACGCGCGGACGAACCGCTCGCCGAGTACTTCGGCAATCGGCTCGCATGCACTCATCAACGTCAGGCCTTCTTCGAGATTGCGCGGCAATTGATAGGGCAATGCATAACCGTCGCTCGCCAGCGGTTCGGTCGCGGCGAGCCGCTGCGTCATGCCCAGGTAGCCCGCCGCCAAAGTCGCGGCAATCGCCAGATACGGATTGCAATCGACACCCGGAATGCGGTTCTCGATGCGTCGCGCGACCGGTGCCGAATGCGGAACCCGAAAGCCGACCGTGCGATTGTCGTAACCCCATGCGACGTTGATCGGCGCGGCCATGAAGCGCGACAGGCGCCGGTACGAATTGATGTACGGCGCGAAGATCGGCATCAGCGCCGGCGTGTATTTCTGCAAGCCAGCGATATAGCCGGTGAAAAGCGACGTCGGTTCGCCATCCGCGGCGGTAAACAGGTTGCGGCCGGTCTCCGCGTCGACGAGGCTCTGATGCATGTGCATTGCCGAGCCCGGTTCGGCTTCCATCGGTTTCGCCATGAAGGTCGCGTACATCTTGTGACGCAACGCCGCTTCGCGCACAGTGCGCTTGAAAAGAAACACACTGTCCGCGAGTTTGAGCGGATCGCCGTGCATGAAATTGATTTCCATCTGCGCGGCACCGACTTCGTGAATCAGCGTGTCGACTTCGAGCTCCTGCACGTCGCAGTACTCGTAGATGTCTTCGAACAGCGGGTCGAATTCGTTGACCGCTTCGATCGAATACGCCTGGCGTCCGGTTTCCGCACGACCCGTGCGGCCGACCGGCGGTTGCAACGGCAAGTCGGGGTCGCGATTCATATCGAC
This genomic window contains:
- a CDS encoding glutamine synthetase family protein, with protein sequence MHDIDEFLKKHRVTEIEAIIPDMAGIARGKIIPRSKFESGESMRLPQAVMIQTVTGDYPPIDSLTGVTDPDMVCVPDASTIRMIPWAVDPTAQVIHDCVHFDGTPLEISPRCVLRRVLDLYRARGWKAVIAPELEFYLVDMNRDPDLPLQPPVGRTGRAETGRQAYSIEAVNEFDPLFEDIYEYCDVQELEVDTLIHEVGAAQMEINFMHGDPLKLADSVFLFKRTVREAALRHKMYATFMAKPMEAEPGSAMHMHQSLVDAETGRNLFTAADGEPTSLFTGYIAGLQKYTPALMPIFAPYINSYRRLSRFMAAPINVAWGYDNRTVGFRVPHSAPVARRIENRIPGVDCNPYLAIAATLAAGYLGMTQRLAATEPLASDGYALPYQLPRNLEEGLTLMSACEPIAEVLGERFVRAYLALKETEYEAFFRVISSWERRHLLLHV